The following are encoded in a window of Vespa crabro chromosome 2, iyVesCrab1.2, whole genome shotgun sequence genomic DNA:
- the LOC124433228 gene encoding ankycorbin isoform X3, whose protein sequence is MDTKTPPIPLKLPEKAQTKKQERLADLSLPPLTPSTNRRQKLKPVVNTCSRDFLYPTCYQSHHKKRPYRVLQIGATPLMHACQQADRHKVLRLLREQEESIGYRDRTLRSALHYCMDAGTGGAVASAAPELVNAPDAEGHTPLHLAVIAGDTQLVAVLLANGADVNVKDLEGHSVLHWATVCGEAECVRLILAAGARPSTPDLRGGSPLHYAAQCCGAAATAELAVPKKVGLKVLQTLIEFGADVNAKDEDGRQAILWAASAGSVEAILALARAGGAAAAGASDKDGLTALHCAASRGHARCVEALINLCGSQPDHVDDNGCSALHYAATLGHADATSLILKLGADPNRQDRKGRTPALCAAAKGQLETLKILAQHGGSLHARTVRGTGVAHEAAASGRIELLRWLAKKRPSMLDVATQDGKTPLHVAALHGHLDGCKVLLDHGARINAILRTNKGNTMTALDAALYRGHRDCAKLIQMHGGTTAQRLRDHRATSTGKVYTAKLRVERTESGTDTEGSPPRWDYHRLKAPRVYYEERWIEKRTRKRGNSKKFLRRDSRSFSEEEVRFSKKASPRKERQRRSRSESARYDEHRTLDTDEKKLTRKGRKRRVTGRSKDNYSESSINYSDDSLQEDLRKNGTVRTYFRRKLEGRRSKSRADKIKKRSRSEVETNRANLRHLQSVIKSDQDEHSGTDDSLEVIVVRTSVEKKKCEKIVSGGKAKMSKENSKDGRIRESHRRNLKSQKSESGGFTVPSDKIYDEASDKASDKASDKASEEDGSIVDHRPYSDEKGKDEGGYKDVAGVDEVASKSSTPEDMGMSFVESRYNHRGDVTDSTSHETVERVLVTAMVHKDQGPDTPKSTIEISKEVTFEDGSEKEMIDKNCEVLESKIDDVYAKSEQLSNSLVTKAKDLKKGLENMRSGIKDKNENDNERIGDDKRIVGDVETVEGRLCAHHVNESERTSSDSQEAQDQRGKIEHQEDSIINTKGDRNILDISPSATKDVASCVDAMNDGLTSEIDLQDFHTLEGSFREEMPTLALEELSKVESEKRGSEEVTETMEKHDISGTLEKDVPLEILENMASVETYKGNIITDGFTLANKESFKTREEKRQSEELSSTSFDAPLTNDFFSEDKEQIDSARGKSVELSSDSRDSVLMRENENDFSRTNTPVLARSNILEVKSVGHKVPSEPNKVKIVQIDASTKSSTSEEKALSGKEDKDGSPTGTMKRSRCSRASARKQMEGAECPSNLAKGSSKIKNLFDKSVERSLDRSAIVAVIESPEWDEEDEEIDKEIRKVIGEDGERDTEPEENNEMGVVRVLPGKSEEDAYRNLDVGKSRNSGNVTLPQVQRRPCTHSGKILKITAEDQRLRQCTKQCRRDSGGRDSGIEPSPRISRIPKRRNVVDYSKMEKHHAINVDTITRDVQISLRRYHLERKIFFQLMELKRLQIRHGRANEQVLVKRQVESFHKAGMTGPTLGVAKYDQPLTFRFSAFPILLLTKHFEAFLYEQLRKLQRRPATPNFCTDAKYCTQRTHRCHHATTAYTSVPVYTYNDDCSWRRGTRTSGSLSKNRDSWKRTNDGGSNSRRRETSHRTTS, encoded by the exons ATGGACACTAAGACCCCGCCTATACCTTTGAAGCTTCCAGAGAAGGCTCAAACGAAGAAGCAGGAACGCCTGGCCGATCTGTCCTTGCCGCCATTGACACCTTCTACGAATCGCCGACAGAAACTAAAGCCTGTTGTTAATACGTGCTCGCGTGACTTCCTTTATCCTACATGCTATCAAAGTCATCATAAGAAGAGACCTTACAG AGTGTTGCAAATTGGCGCCACACCTTTGATGCACGCTTGCCAGCAGGCCGACAGACACAAAGTCTTGAGACTATTGAGGGAGCAAGAGGAGAGCATCGGTTATAGAGATCGAACGTTAAGGAGTGCACTTCATTACTGTATGGACGCAGGAACGGGTGGTGCCGTAGCTTCAGCGGCACCAGAATTGGTCAACGCTCCCGATGCCGAGGGACATACGCCTCTTCATCTCGCAGTCATTGCCGGCGATACTCAGTTGGTGGCCGTATTGTTGGCGAACGGCGCCGACGTCAATGTCAAAGATTTGGAAGGTCACAGCGTTCTTCATTGGGCTACCG TCTGCGGAGAAGCGGAATGCGTACGTCTGATCTTAGCTGCTGGCGCTCGGCCTTCAACGCCGGATCTTCGCGGAGGCTCGCCTCTTCATTACGCCGCGCAATGTTGCGGCGCCGCAGCGACCGCCGAACTTGCCGTACCAAAGAAAGTTGGCTTAAAGGTTTTGCAAACTCTTATAGAATTCGGCGCTGACGTTAATGCGAAGGACGAAGACGGACGGCAGGCGATCTTATGGGCGGCCAGTGCCGGTAGCGTCGAGGCAATTTTGGCCTTGGCAAG gGCCGGGGGAGCTGCGGCCGCAGGAGCATCGGACAAGGACGGTTTAACGGCGCTTCATTGCGCCGCGTCGAGAGGTCATGCGAGATGCGTCGAAGCGTTGATTAATTTATGCGGATCCCAGCCCGATCACGTAGATGACAACGGTTGTTCCGCTCTGCACTATGCCGCTACGCTCGGTCACGCCGACGCCACGTCCTTGATTCTTAAGTTGGGGGCCGATCCAAATCGACAAGATCGAAAGGGTAGAAC GCCGGCCCTATGCGCAGCAGCCAAGGGTCAATTGGAAACGTTAAAAATTCTGGCACAGCATGGTGGCTCGTTGCACGCTAGAACGGTACGAGGCACGGGCGTTGCTCACGAGGCCGCGGCTTCTGGAAGAATCGAACTGCTCAGATGGTTGGCTAAAAAGCGTCCGAGTATGTTGGATGTCGCTACGCAAGACGGTAAGACGCCTCTTCATGTGGCAGCACTTCATGGTCATTTGGATGGTTGCAAGGTGCTCTTGGATCACGGTGCGAGAATAAATGCGATTTTAAGAACTAACAAGGGTAATACGATGACCGCTTTGGACGCTGCCCTTTACAGAGGTCACAGAGATTGTGCTAAATTGATTCAAATGCACGGCGGCACCACTGCTCAACGATTAAGAGATCATAGGGCTACGTCCACTGGGAAAG TTTATACCGCAAAACTTCGAGTTGAGCGTACAGAGAGTGGCACGGATACGGAAGGCAGCCCTCCAAGGTGGGATTATCATCGACTTAAGGCTCCTCGTGTCTATTACGAGGAACGATGGATCGAAAAGAGAACGCGAAAGAGAGGAAATTCCAAGAAATTTTTACGACGAGACAGTCGAAGTTTCAGCGAAGAAGAAGTACGATTCTCCAAGAAGGCGTCTCCGAGAAAAGAACGCCAGCGACGAAGCAGAAGCGAGTCTGCGAG ataCGACGAACATCGCACGTTGGATACCGATGAAAAAAAGTTaacgagaaaaggaagaaaaagacgagTTACAGGGAGATCCAAGGACAATTACAGCGAATCGTCTATAAATTACAGCGACGATAGCCTCCAAGAAGATTTAAGGAAGAACGGAACGGTAAGGACGTATTTTCGGCGTAAGCTCGAGGGGCGAAGATCAAAATCTCGTGCGGACAAGATTAAAAAGAGATCGAGATCCGAGGTTGAAACAAATCGAGCCAATCTGAGGCATTTGCAATCGGTGATTAAGAGCGATCAAGACGAACACAGCGGTACCGACGACAGTTTGGAAGTAATCGTTGTCAGGACGTCCgtcgagaagaaaaagtgCGAAAAGATTGTGTCCGGAGGAAAAGCAAAAATGTCGAAAGAGAATTCGAAAGATGGTAGAATAAGAGAGTCTCATAGACGCAACTTGAAAAGTCAAAAGTCGGAATCCGGCGGATTTACGGTGCCGTCCGATAAGATATACGATGAGGCATCCGACAAGGCATCCGACAAGGCATCCGATAAGGCATCCGAGGAGGATGGATCAATCGTGGATCATCGGCCATACTCcgacgagaaaggaaaagatgaaGGAGGATATAAGGACGTTGCTGGCGTTGACGAAGTCGCGTCGAAGTCGTCCACGCCGGAGGATATGGGAATGTCCTTCGTTGAAAGTCGATATAATCACAGGGGAGACGTTACCGATAGTACGAGCCACGAAACCGTCGAACGAGTTCTCGTTACGGCTATGGTCCACAAGGATCAAGGTCCTGACACTCCAAAGTCTACGATCGAAATATCGAAGGAAGTCACTTTTGAAGATGGTTCGGAGAAGGAGATGATAGACAAAAATTGCGAAGTATTGGAAAGTAAGATCGACGATGTCTATGCGAAATCCGAACAACTATCTAATTCGCTAGTAACGAAGGCTAAGGATTTAAAGAAGGGCCTCGAAAATATGCGCAGTGGGATCAAGgataagaatgagaatgatAACGAAAGGATTGGTGATGATAAGAGGATCGTAGGAGACGTCGAAACAGTGGAAG GTAGGTTGTGCGCACACCATGTAAATGAATCCGAAAGAACTTCATCGGATTCTCAGGAGGCGCAAGATCAACGGGGAAAAATTGAACATCAGGAagattctattattaatacgaaaggcgatagaaatattcttgatatatcgCCGAGTGCCACGAAAGACGTCGCAAGCTGCGTGGATGCGATGAATGATGGTTTGACTTCAGAGATAGATTTGCAAGATTTCCATACATTGGAAGGATCATTTCGAGAGGAGATGCCAACTTTGGCATTGGAAGAACTTTCAAAAGTAGAAAGCGAGAAACGGGGATCGGAAGAAGTAACTGAGACGATGGAGAAGCACGATATAAGCGGTACATTAGAAAAAGATGTTCCTTTAGAAATCTTGGAAAATATGGCTTCCGTAGAAACCTACAAAGGGAATATTATCACCGATGGGTTTACATTAGCGAACAAAGAATCGTTTAAAACACGAGAGGAGAAACGTCAGAGCGAGGAATTATCGTCGACTTCTTTCGATGCTCCTTTAACCAATGACTTCTTCTCCGAGGATAAGGAACAAATAGATTCCGCGCGTGGCAAATCTGTGGAATTATCTTCAGATTCTAGAGATTCCGTATTGAtgcgagagaatgagaatgactTTTCGAGAACGAATACTCCAGTTCTCGCAAGGAGCAACATTCTCGAAGTAAAATCCGTCGGACATAAAGTACCAAGTGAGCCTAATAAAGTCAAGATTGTACAAATAGATGCAAGTACCAAGTCTTCTACGAGCGAGGAAAAAGCATTATCGGGTAAAG AGGACAAGGATGGCTCGCCGACGGGAACAATGAAACGTTCAAGGTGTTCAAGAGCTTCAGCGAGAAAACAAATGGAAGGGGCTGAGTGCCCTTCGAATCTAGCGAAAGGATCGAGcaagattaaaaatttatttgacaaGTCGGTGGAGCGTTCTCTCGATCGCAGTGCAATAGTTGCCGTTATCGAGAGCCCGGAATGGGATGAAGAGGATGAAGAGATCGATAAGGAGATTAGAAAGGTTATCGGAGAAGACGGAGAACGTGATACAGAGCcagaagaaaataacgaaatggGTGTTGTTAGAGTTTTGCCGGGTAAAAGCGAGGAAGACGCTTATAGGAACCTGGACGTCGGTAAATCCAGGAATTCGGGTAACGTTACCTTACCTCAG GTACAGAGAAGACCATGCACGCACTCGGGAAAGATTCTTAAGATTACAGCGGAGGATCAACGTCTCCGACAGTGTACGAAACAGTGTCGTCGTGACAGTGGTGGTAGAGATAGTGGCATAGAACCAAGTCCAAGAATTTCTAGAATACCAAAGAGAAGGAACGTGGTTGACTATTCAAAGATGGAGAAACATCATGCGATCAATGTAGATACCATCACGAGAGATGTTCAAATTAGTCTTCGTCGTTATCACCTGGAAAGGAAGatcttttttcaattgatGGAACTCAAGAGATTGCAGATTAGGCATGGTAGAGCTAACGAGCAAGTTTTGGTTAAAAGACAG GTCGAGTCATTTCATAAAGCTGGCATGACTGGTCCAACCCTTGGTGTTGCTAAATACGATCAACCATTGACCTTCAGGTTTTCAGCATTTCCAATCCTATTGTTAACAAA
- the LOC124433228 gene encoding ankycorbin isoform X1: MDTKTPPIPLKLPEKAQTKKQERLADLSLPPLTPSTNRRQKLKPVVNTCSRDFLYPTCYQSHHKKRPYRVLQIGATPLMHACQQADRHKVLRLLREQEESIGYRDRTLRSALHYCMDAGTGGAVASAAPELVNAPDAEGHTPLHLAVIAGDTQLVAVLLANGADVNVKDLEGHSVLHWATVCGEAECVRLILAAGARPSTPDLRGGSPLHYAAQCCGAAATAELAVPKKVGLKVLQTLIEFGADVNAKDEDGRQAILWAASAGSVEAILALARAGGAAAAGASDKDGLTALHCAASRGHARCVEALINLCGSQPDHVDDNGCSALHYAATLGHADATSLILKLGADPNRQDRKGRTPALCAAAKGQLETLKILAQHGGSLHARTVRGTGVAHEAAASGRIELLRWLAKKRPSMLDVATQDGKTPLHVAALHGHLDGCKVLLDHGARINAILRTNKGNTMTALDAALYRGHRDCAKLIQMHGGTTAQRLRDHRATSTGKVYTAKLRVERTESGTDTEGSPPRWDYHRLKAPRVYYEERWIEKRTRKRGNSKKFLRRDSRSFSEEEVRFSKKASPRKERQRRSRSESARYDEHRTLDTDEKKLTRKGRKRRVTGRSKDNYSESSINYSDDSLQEDLRKNGTVRTYFRRKLEGRRSKSRADKIKKRSRSEVETNRANLRHLQSVIKSDQDEHSGTDDSLEVIVVRTSVEKKKCEKIVSGGKAKMSKENSKDGRIRESHRRNLKSQKSESGGFTVPSDKIYDEASDKASDKASDKASEEDGSIVDHRPYSDEKGKDEGGYKDVAGVDEVASKSSTPEDMGMSFVESRYNHRGDVTDSTSHETVERVLVTAMVHKDQGPDTPKSTIEISKEVTFEDGSEKEMIDKNCEVLESKIDDVYAKSEQLSNSLVTKAKDLKKGLENMRSGIKDKNENDNERIGDDKRIVGDVETVEGRLCAHHVNESERTSSDSQEAQDQRGKIEHQEDSIINTKGDRNILDISPSATKDVASCVDAMNDGLTSEIDLQDFHTLEGSFREEMPTLALEELSKVESEKRGSEEVTETMEKHDISGTLEKDVPLEILENMASVETYKGNIITDGFTLANKESFKTREEKRQSEELSSTSFDAPLTNDFFSEDKEQIDSARGKSVELSSDSRDSVLMRENENDFSRTNTPVLARSNILEVKSVGHKVPSEPNKVKIVQIDASTKSSTSEEKALSGKEDKDGSPTGTMKRSRCSRASARKQMEGAECPSNLAKGSSKIKNLFDKSVERSLDRSAIVAVIESPEWDEEDEEIDKEIRKVIGEDGERDTEPEENNEMGVVRVLPGKSEEDAYRNLDVGKSRNSGNVTLPQVQRRPCTHSGKILKITAEDQRLRQCTKQCRRDSGGRDSGIEPSPRISRIPKRRNVVDYSKMEKHHAINVDTITRDVQISLRRYHLERKIFFQLMELKRLQIRHGRANEQVLVKRQVESFHKAGMTGPTLGVAKYDQPLTFRFSAFPILLLTKHFEAFLYEQLRKLQRRPATPNFCTDAKYCTQRTHRCHHATTAYTSVPVYTYIGGEAQERADHFPKIETRGKGQMTVEVTHGDEKQVIALPAERLDCTKRYFVTFTVRGESQGTTKSSHSMKRSATSV; this comes from the exons ATGGACACTAAGACCCCGCCTATACCTTTGAAGCTTCCAGAGAAGGCTCAAACGAAGAAGCAGGAACGCCTGGCCGATCTGTCCTTGCCGCCATTGACACCTTCTACGAATCGCCGACAGAAACTAAAGCCTGTTGTTAATACGTGCTCGCGTGACTTCCTTTATCCTACATGCTATCAAAGTCATCATAAGAAGAGACCTTACAG AGTGTTGCAAATTGGCGCCACACCTTTGATGCACGCTTGCCAGCAGGCCGACAGACACAAAGTCTTGAGACTATTGAGGGAGCAAGAGGAGAGCATCGGTTATAGAGATCGAACGTTAAGGAGTGCACTTCATTACTGTATGGACGCAGGAACGGGTGGTGCCGTAGCTTCAGCGGCACCAGAATTGGTCAACGCTCCCGATGCCGAGGGACATACGCCTCTTCATCTCGCAGTCATTGCCGGCGATACTCAGTTGGTGGCCGTATTGTTGGCGAACGGCGCCGACGTCAATGTCAAAGATTTGGAAGGTCACAGCGTTCTTCATTGGGCTACCG TCTGCGGAGAAGCGGAATGCGTACGTCTGATCTTAGCTGCTGGCGCTCGGCCTTCAACGCCGGATCTTCGCGGAGGCTCGCCTCTTCATTACGCCGCGCAATGTTGCGGCGCCGCAGCGACCGCCGAACTTGCCGTACCAAAGAAAGTTGGCTTAAAGGTTTTGCAAACTCTTATAGAATTCGGCGCTGACGTTAATGCGAAGGACGAAGACGGACGGCAGGCGATCTTATGGGCGGCCAGTGCCGGTAGCGTCGAGGCAATTTTGGCCTTGGCAAG gGCCGGGGGAGCTGCGGCCGCAGGAGCATCGGACAAGGACGGTTTAACGGCGCTTCATTGCGCCGCGTCGAGAGGTCATGCGAGATGCGTCGAAGCGTTGATTAATTTATGCGGATCCCAGCCCGATCACGTAGATGACAACGGTTGTTCCGCTCTGCACTATGCCGCTACGCTCGGTCACGCCGACGCCACGTCCTTGATTCTTAAGTTGGGGGCCGATCCAAATCGACAAGATCGAAAGGGTAGAAC GCCGGCCCTATGCGCAGCAGCCAAGGGTCAATTGGAAACGTTAAAAATTCTGGCACAGCATGGTGGCTCGTTGCACGCTAGAACGGTACGAGGCACGGGCGTTGCTCACGAGGCCGCGGCTTCTGGAAGAATCGAACTGCTCAGATGGTTGGCTAAAAAGCGTCCGAGTATGTTGGATGTCGCTACGCAAGACGGTAAGACGCCTCTTCATGTGGCAGCACTTCATGGTCATTTGGATGGTTGCAAGGTGCTCTTGGATCACGGTGCGAGAATAAATGCGATTTTAAGAACTAACAAGGGTAATACGATGACCGCTTTGGACGCTGCCCTTTACAGAGGTCACAGAGATTGTGCTAAATTGATTCAAATGCACGGCGGCACCACTGCTCAACGATTAAGAGATCATAGGGCTACGTCCACTGGGAAAG TTTATACCGCAAAACTTCGAGTTGAGCGTACAGAGAGTGGCACGGATACGGAAGGCAGCCCTCCAAGGTGGGATTATCATCGACTTAAGGCTCCTCGTGTCTATTACGAGGAACGATGGATCGAAAAGAGAACGCGAAAGAGAGGAAATTCCAAGAAATTTTTACGACGAGACAGTCGAAGTTTCAGCGAAGAAGAAGTACGATTCTCCAAGAAGGCGTCTCCGAGAAAAGAACGCCAGCGACGAAGCAGAAGCGAGTCTGCGAG ataCGACGAACATCGCACGTTGGATACCGATGAAAAAAAGTTaacgagaaaaggaagaaaaagacgagTTACAGGGAGATCCAAGGACAATTACAGCGAATCGTCTATAAATTACAGCGACGATAGCCTCCAAGAAGATTTAAGGAAGAACGGAACGGTAAGGACGTATTTTCGGCGTAAGCTCGAGGGGCGAAGATCAAAATCTCGTGCGGACAAGATTAAAAAGAGATCGAGATCCGAGGTTGAAACAAATCGAGCCAATCTGAGGCATTTGCAATCGGTGATTAAGAGCGATCAAGACGAACACAGCGGTACCGACGACAGTTTGGAAGTAATCGTTGTCAGGACGTCCgtcgagaagaaaaagtgCGAAAAGATTGTGTCCGGAGGAAAAGCAAAAATGTCGAAAGAGAATTCGAAAGATGGTAGAATAAGAGAGTCTCATAGACGCAACTTGAAAAGTCAAAAGTCGGAATCCGGCGGATTTACGGTGCCGTCCGATAAGATATACGATGAGGCATCCGACAAGGCATCCGACAAGGCATCCGATAAGGCATCCGAGGAGGATGGATCAATCGTGGATCATCGGCCATACTCcgacgagaaaggaaaagatgaaGGAGGATATAAGGACGTTGCTGGCGTTGACGAAGTCGCGTCGAAGTCGTCCACGCCGGAGGATATGGGAATGTCCTTCGTTGAAAGTCGATATAATCACAGGGGAGACGTTACCGATAGTACGAGCCACGAAACCGTCGAACGAGTTCTCGTTACGGCTATGGTCCACAAGGATCAAGGTCCTGACACTCCAAAGTCTACGATCGAAATATCGAAGGAAGTCACTTTTGAAGATGGTTCGGAGAAGGAGATGATAGACAAAAATTGCGAAGTATTGGAAAGTAAGATCGACGATGTCTATGCGAAATCCGAACAACTATCTAATTCGCTAGTAACGAAGGCTAAGGATTTAAAGAAGGGCCTCGAAAATATGCGCAGTGGGATCAAGgataagaatgagaatgatAACGAAAGGATTGGTGATGATAAGAGGATCGTAGGAGACGTCGAAACAGTGGAAG GTAGGTTGTGCGCACACCATGTAAATGAATCCGAAAGAACTTCATCGGATTCTCAGGAGGCGCAAGATCAACGGGGAAAAATTGAACATCAGGAagattctattattaatacgaaaggcgatagaaatattcttgatatatcgCCGAGTGCCACGAAAGACGTCGCAAGCTGCGTGGATGCGATGAATGATGGTTTGACTTCAGAGATAGATTTGCAAGATTTCCATACATTGGAAGGATCATTTCGAGAGGAGATGCCAACTTTGGCATTGGAAGAACTTTCAAAAGTAGAAAGCGAGAAACGGGGATCGGAAGAAGTAACTGAGACGATGGAGAAGCACGATATAAGCGGTACATTAGAAAAAGATGTTCCTTTAGAAATCTTGGAAAATATGGCTTCCGTAGAAACCTACAAAGGGAATATTATCACCGATGGGTTTACATTAGCGAACAAAGAATCGTTTAAAACACGAGAGGAGAAACGTCAGAGCGAGGAATTATCGTCGACTTCTTTCGATGCTCCTTTAACCAATGACTTCTTCTCCGAGGATAAGGAACAAATAGATTCCGCGCGTGGCAAATCTGTGGAATTATCTTCAGATTCTAGAGATTCCGTATTGAtgcgagagaatgagaatgactTTTCGAGAACGAATACTCCAGTTCTCGCAAGGAGCAACATTCTCGAAGTAAAATCCGTCGGACATAAAGTACCAAGTGAGCCTAATAAAGTCAAGATTGTACAAATAGATGCAAGTACCAAGTCTTCTACGAGCGAGGAAAAAGCATTATCGGGTAAAG AGGACAAGGATGGCTCGCCGACGGGAACAATGAAACGTTCAAGGTGTTCAAGAGCTTCAGCGAGAAAACAAATGGAAGGGGCTGAGTGCCCTTCGAATCTAGCGAAAGGATCGAGcaagattaaaaatttatttgacaaGTCGGTGGAGCGTTCTCTCGATCGCAGTGCAATAGTTGCCGTTATCGAGAGCCCGGAATGGGATGAAGAGGATGAAGAGATCGATAAGGAGATTAGAAAGGTTATCGGAGAAGACGGAGAACGTGATACAGAGCcagaagaaaataacgaaatggGTGTTGTTAGAGTTTTGCCGGGTAAAAGCGAGGAAGACGCTTATAGGAACCTGGACGTCGGTAAATCCAGGAATTCGGGTAACGTTACCTTACCTCAG GTACAGAGAAGACCATGCACGCACTCGGGAAAGATTCTTAAGATTACAGCGGAGGATCAACGTCTCCGACAGTGTACGAAACAGTGTCGTCGTGACAGTGGTGGTAGAGATAGTGGCATAGAACCAAGTCCAAGAATTTCTAGAATACCAAAGAGAAGGAACGTGGTTGACTATTCAAAGATGGAGAAACATCATGCGATCAATGTAGATACCATCACGAGAGATGTTCAAATTAGTCTTCGTCGTTATCACCTGGAAAGGAAGatcttttttcaattgatGGAACTCAAGAGATTGCAGATTAGGCATGGTAGAGCTAACGAGCAAGTTTTGGTTAAAAGACAG GTCGAGTCATTTCATAAAGCTGGCATGACTGGTCCAACCCTTGGTGTTGCTAAATACGATCAACCATTGACCTTCAGGTTTTCAGCATTTCCAATCCTATTGTTAACAAA